A genomic window from Triticum urartu cultivar G1812 chromosome 7, Tu2.1, whole genome shotgun sequence includes:
- the LOC125524571 gene encoding protein GFS12-like isoform X3 translates to MASYMNLSIEQDVIDSLNLLCENTISGPAGLGFLSFVGFSAFDDIHPSGLVRHPNILPVLGVVESSDCCYMFQPKAPYTLENIMHYSPEALCSDWHIRFFIYQIMSALSYLHDFGVHHGNLKPSTILMSDSLWPYLSISDISHVKQNWGFGGPEGSTPNSCCAEEDCSSRSIFASFNLPSSLDWSSHFKRWWTGELSNYEYLLVLNKLAGRRWGDPAFHPVMPWVIDFTVRPDENSDIGWRDLTKSKWRLAKGDEQLDFTYSSSDVPYHVSDECLSELAVCSYKARRLSKSILRSAVRSVYEPNEYPSSMQRLYQWTPDECIPEFYSDPWIFVSLHSEMSNLALPSWVTSSEEFICLHRDALESDRVSQQLHHWIDITFGYKLAGEASVEAKNVMLPPSDPSRPKSIGRRQLFTKPHPKRLISTPHSAYHNKVESCARCQGKGSNSTTDLLLNDCNSPNMFSQVDYLEEFEQATLFMELQHHLNPIYSYSNTAASCCSSVKYPKSQFSDQEVLQPDSVLSVVPDFDFGSYLECFESDDSSFIGYQELLRWKQRSCSVIEHHANDIFSIGCMLAEIYLHRPLFDASLLAAYKETGMLPGALHELPVHVRLLVESCIQRQWKRRPCSKHLLESPYFPPSVRSAYMFLAPLQLLCTSGDRLKYVTKLASEGTLKAMGEFAAEVCAPYCLPFVSSSGLDVDTESCLRLLKEFLKCLSVQAAKKHILPIIQKILQAPEYSHLKVSLLQDSFVRELWKKLGKRTYIEKVHPLVIANLHNSPNKITASSASIVLIGSSEELGIPITVHQTVLPLIHSFGKGLCDDGMETLVRIGGLLGESFIVKQILPLLRNVILFCIDSSKVTKPEPQQSWNSFALIDGLSVLEGLVSVLPVKAVLRELLQDQVCLHIKILMLIHLDLDVIQVAATAFVDLCLRIGPDNTVIHVLPHLKELFAELAFFQDSSAVSLPTKGLKISERNKSETIKMESRVDLVCCRLLLYPFLASLVGIEKIREYCSTWFLLEQSLQRLYNWKFEPSSKCSISGENMKTQRFQPGNDTSSEVVPTELFNGAGSSVSQSQIPKTGWMAASKHRFRLEHGSSSDNLSASTSGNQPWFWFPSPDSSWGVPDLLGRSSGLKDELPWKIEASVLYSARAHPGALRSLEVHDDECTIFTGGVGPGFKGSIQRWELANMNCTSGYYGHEEVVNSICILSITGKVASCDGTIHIWNGQTGKLIAAHTESSTSFPPQTASVEQANMLNQDALSGGILSNAFRGSLYTTMHYMASEDKLVAGMGNGSIRFIDISRDQKLHLWKSDSAEISFSSLVSAICSSGSDKPRNGSLLASSSWIAAGLSSGYCRLLDERSGKIIAVWRAHDGHITKLASPEDHLIASSSLDKTLRIWDLRRNLSVQSNIFRSHSDGIFDFSVWGQDLVSVSRNKIALTSLSRPTSEIGHQQLVLQNLYSTDRGVKYKNMSVLSAISVLPLSRLFVVGTEDGFLKICH, encoded by the exons ATGGCAAGTTATATGAATTTATCCATTGAACAGGATGTGATTGATTCACTAAATCTGTTGTGTGAAAACACCATCAGTGGACCAGCTGGTTTAGGTTTTCTCAGTTTTGTTGGATTTTCAGCATTTGATGATATACATCCTTCTGGGCTTGTGAGACACCCCAACATCTTACCTGTGTTAGGTGTTGTAGAATCATCTGATTGTTGCTACATGTTTCAACCAAAGGCTCCATACACTTTGGAGAACATCATGCACTACAGTCCAGAGGCATTGTGCTCAGATTGGCACATCAGATTTTTCATCTACCAAATAATGTCTGCATTGTCATATCTTCATGATTTTGGAGTTCATCACGGCAATCTGAAACCATCAACCATCTTGATGTCAGATTCTCTATGGCCTTATCTCAGCATAAGTGATATATCTCATGTTAAACAGAACTGGGGTTTTGGGGGACCTGAAGGTTCAACACCTAATTCATGCTGTGCTGAGGAGGATTGTTCTTCAAGATCAATTTTTGCTAGTTTCAATCTTCCATCATCCTTAGATTGGTCTTCTCACTTCAAACGATGGTGGACGGGTGAGTTGAGCAATTATGAGTACCTTCTTGTCTTGAACAAGTTAGCTGGTAGGAGATGGGGTGATCCAGCTTTTCATCCGGTGATGCCTTGGGTAATAGATTTCACAGTGAGGCCTGACGAAAATTCTGACATTGGCTGGAGAGACCTCACCAAAAGTAAATGGCGGTTGGCAAAGGGCGATGAACAATTGGATTTTACTTACTCATCATCTGATGTTCCATATCATGTTTCTGATGAGTGTCTCTCAGAGCTAGCAGTTTGCAGTTACAAAGCAAGAAGGCTATCAAAGTCCATCTTGAGGTCAGCTGTCCGCTCTGTCTACGAGCCCAACGAATACCCATCTAGTATGCAAAGGCTTTATCAATGGACTCCAGATGAATGCATCCCAGAGTTCTATAGCGATCCTTGGATTTTTGTCTCTCTTCATTCTGAAATGAGTAATTTGGCTTTGCCTTCCTGGGTGACCTCTTCGGAGGAATTCATTTGTCTTCACAGGGATGCCTTGGAGAGTGACCGAGTCTCACAACAACTGCATCATTGGATTGATATAACCTTTGgctataaacttgctggagaggCATCTGTTGAAGCTAAGAATGTCATGTTGCCTCCCAGTGATCCATCAAGGCCTAAATCAATTGGGCGACGGCAACTTTTTACAAAGCCACATCCTAAGCGTCTTATTAGCACACCTCACTCAGCCTACCACAATAAAGTGGAATCTTGTGCAAGATGCCAAGGAAAAGGAAGTAACTCAACTACTGATCTATTGTTAAATGACTGTAATTCCCCAAATATGTTTTCACAAGTTGACTATTTGGAAGAGTTTGAACAAGCAACATTATTTATGGAGCTTCAACACCATTTGAATCCAATATACAGTTACTCTAACACTGCTGCTTCTTGTTGTTCATCAGTCAAATATCCCAAGAGCCAATTTTCAGATCAGGAGGTATTGCAACCTGATAGTGTATTATCGGTGGTGCCTGATTTTGATTTTGGCTCCTATCTTGAATGCTTTGAGTCTGATGATAGTTCTTTTATTGGTTATCAAGAGCTGTTGCGCTGGAAGCAAAGGTCTTGTTCTGTTATTGAGCATCATGCAAATGATATATTTTCAATAGGGTGCATGTTAGCAGAAATCTATCTGCACAGACCACTTTTTGATGCTTCCTTGCTAGCTGCATATAAAGAAACTGGTATGCTGCCAGGAGCACTCCATGAATTGCCTGTTCATGTCCGTTTGCTTGTTGAGTCATGCATCCAAAGGCAATGGAAAAG GAGGCCGTGTTCAAAGCATCTTCTGGAGTCACCATATTTTCCTCCATCAGTTCGATCCGCATATATGTTTCTTGCTCCACTTCAACTTCTGTGTACATCTGGAGACCGCCTGAAGTATGTTACTAAGCTTGCAAGTGAAGGGACACTTAAAGCCATGGGAGAATTTGCTGCTGAAGTGTGTGCACCTTACTGCCTACCTTTTGTTTCATCATCTGGGTTGGATGTTGACACCGAGTCTTGCTTGCGTCTGCTTAAAGAGTTTTTGAAGTGCTTGAGTGTCCAAGCAGCTAAGAAACATATTCTGCCCATCATTCAGAAAATCTTACAG GCACCAGAATATTCCCATCTGAAGGTTTCTCTCCTTCAAGATTCTTTTGTCCGAGAGTTATGGAAAAAATTGGGAAAACGAACCTATATTGAGAAGGTGCATCCGTTGGTCATAGCAAACTTACACAATTCACCTAACAAGATCACTGCATCTTCTGCATCCATTGTTTTAATTGGTTCAAGTGAGGAACTAGGAATACCAATCACTGTTCATCAG ACAGTTTTACCACTAATCCACTCTTTCGGCAAAGGTTTATGTGATGATGGAATGGAAACTTTGGTCAGGATAG GTGGACTTCTTGGGGAAAGTTTTATTGTCAAGCAAATTCTCCCCTTGCTGAGGAATGTTATACTTTTTTGTATCGACTCCTCCAAGGTGACTAAGCCAGAACCACAGCAGAGTTGGAACTCTTTTGCTCTGATTGATGGCTTATCTGTGTTGGAAGGCCTTGTATCAGTTCTTCCTGTTAAGGCAGTTCTCAGGGAGCTTCTCCAG GACCAAGTCTGTCTTCATATAAAGATTCTTATGCTGATCCATTTGGACCTTGATGTGATTCAG GTGGCAGCTACTGCATTTGTTGACCTTTGTCTACGAATTGGACCAGATAATACCGTCATACATGTTTTGCCACATCTAAAAGAGCTTTTTGCTGAATTGGCCTTTTTTCAAGACTCTTCTGCTGTTAGCCTTCCTACAAAAGGGTTAAAAATCTCAGAAAGAAACAAAAGTGAGACGATTAAAATGGAATCTAGAGTTGATCTCGT CTGTTGTAGGTTGTTGCTATATCCTTTCTTGGCATCACTTGTTGGAATAGAGAAGATCCGTGAATACTGCTCTACATGGTTTCTATTGGAGCAGTCTCTTCAAAGGTTGTACAATTGGAAG TTTGAGCCTTCCAGTAAATGTTCTATAAGTGGTGAAAACATGAAAACTCAAAGGTTTCAGCCTGGCAATGACACCTCGTCTGAGGTTGTTCCAACAGAACTTTTTAATGGGGCAGGGTCGTCTGTGTCTCAATCTCAAATCCCTAAAACTGGTTGGATGGCAGCTTCCAAGCACAGATTTAGGCTCGAGCATGGGTCATCTAGTGACAATTTGTCTGCATCAACTTCTGGAAATCAGCCGTGGTTTTGGTTCCCTTCTCCTGACAGTAGTTGGGGCGTACCAGATCTTCTTGGACGCAGTAGCGGTTTGAAGGATGAACTTCCATGGAAGATCGAAGCTTCAGTCCTTTACTCAGCCCGTGCACACCCTGGGGCTCTGCGGTCATTAGAAGTCCATGATGATGAGTGCACGATTTTTACTGGGGGAGTTGGACCTGGTTTTAAAGGAAGTATACAGCGTTGGGAGTTGGCCAACATGAATTGCACATCTGGATATTACGGGCATGAAGAG GTTGTCAATTCCATCTGTATCCTGTCAATTACTGGAAAAGTAGCTTCTTGTGATGGCACGATTCATATTTGGAATGGGCAGACAGGAAAGCTCATAGCAGCTCATACCGAGTCATCAACAAGCTTTCCGCCGCAAACTGCATCTGTTGAACAGGCAAACATGCTTAATCAGGACGCGCTCTCAGGTGGAATATTGTCGAATGCATTTCGTGGTAGCTTGTATACGACCATGCATTACATGGCATCTGAAGATAAACTTGTTGCTGGCATGGGAAATGGATCTATCAG ATTTATTGATATCTCTCGGGATCAGAAGCTGCATTTATGGAAGAGCGATTCGGCTGAAATCTCCTTCTCATCACTCGTATCAGCTATTTGCTCGTCTGGCTCAGACAAGCCGAGGAATGGAAGCCTGTTGGCTTCATCATCCTGGATTGCAGCAGGTCTAAGCTCTGGTTATTGTCGATTACTTGACGAGCGTAGTGGAAAAATCATTGCAGTTTGGCGAGCACATGATGGTCACATTACGAAG TTGGCATCACCAGAGGACCACTTGATTGCATCTAGCTCCCTTGACAAGACTCTTCGAATTTGGGATCTAAGAAG GAACCTATCAGTCCAGTCAAACATTTTCAGAAGCCATTCAGATGGCATCTTTGACTTCTCTGTTTGGGGTCAAGACCTGGTATCAGTGTCAAGAAACAAAATTGCACTTACTTCCCTATCGAGACCAACAAGTGAG ATCGGACATCAGCAGCTCGTACTTCAGAACTTATATTCGACTGACAGAGGAGTAAAATATAAAAACATGTCTGTTCTTTCGGCTATTTCTGTGCTTCCTTTGTCAAGATTGTTTGTCGTTGGAACAGAAGATGGTTTTCTCAAAATCTGCCACTAG
- the LOC125524571 gene encoding protein GFS12-like isoform X2, which yields MARSPGTGAMCPDCLERRIRSDLAGSGLSFVHGVSDSPLPFASSAVVQMASDGPDQCIGSQKTCGYFVLVVLNGGKTYVDTKKCENNPLEQSLIFKDDNHCAVQADSSPGIEHIGDLQSSSSSNNQQLIVNIITKLTPVYYLGRVSTTEIRDLMASYMNLSIEQDVIDSLNLLCENTISGPAGLGFLSFVGFSAFDDIHPSGLVRHPNILPVLGVVESSDCCYMFQPKAPYTLENIMHYSPEALCSDWHIRFFIYQIMSALSYLHDFGVHHGNLKPSTILMSDSLWPYLSISDISHVKQNWGFGGPEGSTPNSCCAEEDCSSRSIFASFNLPSSLDWSSHFKRWWTGELSNYEYLLVLNKLAGRRWGDPAFHPVMPWVIDFTVRPDENSDIGWRDLTKSKWRLAKGDEQLDFTYSSSDVPYHVSDECLSELAVCSYKARRLSKSILRSAVRSVYEPNEYPSSMQRLYQWTPDECIPEFYSDPWIFVSLHSEMSNLALPSWVTSSEEFICLHRDALESDRVSQQLHHWIDITFGYKLAGEASVEAKNVMLPPSDPSRPKSIGRRQLFTKPHPKRLISTPHSAYHNKVESCARCQGKGSNSTTDLLLNDCNSPNMFSQVDYLEEFEQATLFMELQHHLNPIYSYSNTAASCCSSVKYPKSQFSDQEVLQPDSVLSVVPDFDFGSYLECFESDDSSFIGYQELLRWKQRSCSVIEHHANDIFSIGCMLAEIYLHRPLFDASLLAAYKETGMLPGALHELPVHVRLLVESCIQRQWKRRPCSKHLLESPYFPPSVRSAYMFLAPLQLLCTSGDRLKYVTKLASEGTLKAMGEFAAEVCAPYCLPFVSSSGLDVDTESCLRLLKEFLKCLSVQAAKKHILPIIQKILQAPEYSHLKVSLLQDSFVRELWKKLGKRTYIEKVHPLVIANLHNSPNKITASSASIVLIGSSEELGIPITVHQTVLPLIHSFGKGLCDDGMETLVRIGGLLGESFIVKQILPLLRNVILFCIDSSKVTKPEPQQSWNSFALIDGLSVLEGLVSVLPVKAVLRELLQDQVCLHIKILMLIHLDLDVIQVAATAFVDLCLRIGPDNTVIHVLPHLKELFAELAFFQDSSAVSLPTKGLKISERNKSETIKMESRVDLVLLLYPFLASLVGIEKIREYCSTWFLLEQSLQRLYNWKFEPSSKCSISGENMKTQRFQPGNDTSSEVVPTELFNGAGSSVSQSQIPKTGWMAASKHRFRLEHGSSSDNLSASTSGNQPWFWFPSPDSSWGVPDLLGRSSGLKDELPWKIEASVLYSARAHPGALRSLEVHDDECTIFTGGVGPGFKGSIQRWELANMNCTSGYYGHEEVVNSICILSITGKVASCDGTIHIWNGQTGKLIAAHTESSTSFPPQTASVEQANMLNQDALSGGILSNAFRGSLYTTMHYMASEDKLVAGMGNGSIRFIDISRDQKLHLWKSDSAEISFSSLVSAICSSGSDKPRNGSLLASSSWIAAGLSSGYCRLLDERSGKIIAVWRAHDGHITKLASPEDHLIASSSLDKTLRIWDLRRNLSVQSNIFRSHSDGIFDFSVWGQDLVSVSRNKIALTSLSRPTSEIGHQQLVLQNLYSTDRGVKYKNMSVLSAISVLPLSRLFVVGTEDGFLKICH from the exons ATGGCTCGCTCGCCGGGGACGGGGGCGATGTGCCCCGATTGCCTGGAGCGGCGCATCCGATCCGACCTCGCTGGTTCCGGACTCTCCTTCGTCCACGGCGTCTCCGACTCCCCGCTCCCCTTCGCCTCCTCTGCTGTCGTCCAG ATGGCATCTGATGGACCCGACCAATGTATTGGGAG CCAGAAGACCTGTGGTTATTTTGTGTTGGTGGTACTAAATGGTGGTAAGACATATGTGGATACAAAAAAATG TGAAAACAACCCATTGGAGCAATCACTCATATTTAAAGATGATAATCATTGTGCTGTGCAAGCAGATTCCTCTCCTGGTATTGAACATATTGGAGATCTTCAAAGTTCTTCTAGCTCGAATAATCAGCAACTAATTGTAAACATAATCACCAAGTTAACTCCTGTTTACTATCTGGGCAGAGTCTCCACTACAGAAATTAGAGATCTTATGGCAAGTTATATGAATTTATCCATTGAACAGGATGTGATTGATTCACTAAATCTGTTGTGTGAAAACACCATCAGTGGACCAGCTGGTTTAGGTTTTCTCAGTTTTGTTGGATTTTCAGCATTTGATGATATACATCCTTCTGGGCTTGTGAGACACCCCAACATCTTACCTGTGTTAGGTGTTGTAGAATCATCTGATTGTTGCTACATGTTTCAACCAAAGGCTCCATACACTTTGGAGAACATCATGCACTACAGTCCAGAGGCATTGTGCTCAGATTGGCACATCAGATTTTTCATCTACCAAATAATGTCTGCATTGTCATATCTTCATGATTTTGGAGTTCATCACGGCAATCTGAAACCATCAACCATCTTGATGTCAGATTCTCTATGGCCTTATCTCAGCATAAGTGATATATCTCATGTTAAACAGAACTGGGGTTTTGGGGGACCTGAAGGTTCAACACCTAATTCATGCTGTGCTGAGGAGGATTGTTCTTCAAGATCAATTTTTGCTAGTTTCAATCTTCCATCATCCTTAGATTGGTCTTCTCACTTCAAACGATGGTGGACGGGTGAGTTGAGCAATTATGAGTACCTTCTTGTCTTGAACAAGTTAGCTGGTAGGAGATGGGGTGATCCAGCTTTTCATCCGGTGATGCCTTGGGTAATAGATTTCACAGTGAGGCCTGACGAAAATTCTGACATTGGCTGGAGAGACCTCACCAAAAGTAAATGGCGGTTGGCAAAGGGCGATGAACAATTGGATTTTACTTACTCATCATCTGATGTTCCATATCATGTTTCTGATGAGTGTCTCTCAGAGCTAGCAGTTTGCAGTTACAAAGCAAGAAGGCTATCAAAGTCCATCTTGAGGTCAGCTGTCCGCTCTGTCTACGAGCCCAACGAATACCCATCTAGTATGCAAAGGCTTTATCAATGGACTCCAGATGAATGCATCCCAGAGTTCTATAGCGATCCTTGGATTTTTGTCTCTCTTCATTCTGAAATGAGTAATTTGGCTTTGCCTTCCTGGGTGACCTCTTCGGAGGAATTCATTTGTCTTCACAGGGATGCCTTGGAGAGTGACCGAGTCTCACAACAACTGCATCATTGGATTGATATAACCTTTGgctataaacttgctggagaggCATCTGTTGAAGCTAAGAATGTCATGTTGCCTCCCAGTGATCCATCAAGGCCTAAATCAATTGGGCGACGGCAACTTTTTACAAAGCCACATCCTAAGCGTCTTATTAGCACACCTCACTCAGCCTACCACAATAAAGTGGAATCTTGTGCAAGATGCCAAGGAAAAGGAAGTAACTCAACTACTGATCTATTGTTAAATGACTGTAATTCCCCAAATATGTTTTCACAAGTTGACTATTTGGAAGAGTTTGAACAAGCAACATTATTTATGGAGCTTCAACACCATTTGAATCCAATATACAGTTACTCTAACACTGCTGCTTCTTGTTGTTCATCAGTCAAATATCCCAAGAGCCAATTTTCAGATCAGGAGGTATTGCAACCTGATAGTGTATTATCGGTGGTGCCTGATTTTGATTTTGGCTCCTATCTTGAATGCTTTGAGTCTGATGATAGTTCTTTTATTGGTTATCAAGAGCTGTTGCGCTGGAAGCAAAGGTCTTGTTCTGTTATTGAGCATCATGCAAATGATATATTTTCAATAGGGTGCATGTTAGCAGAAATCTATCTGCACAGACCACTTTTTGATGCTTCCTTGCTAGCTGCATATAAAGAAACTGGTATGCTGCCAGGAGCACTCCATGAATTGCCTGTTCATGTCCGTTTGCTTGTTGAGTCATGCATCCAAAGGCAATGGAAAAG GAGGCCGTGTTCAAAGCATCTTCTGGAGTCACCATATTTTCCTCCATCAGTTCGATCCGCATATATGTTTCTTGCTCCACTTCAACTTCTGTGTACATCTGGAGACCGCCTGAAGTATGTTACTAAGCTTGCAAGTGAAGGGACACTTAAAGCCATGGGAGAATTTGCTGCTGAAGTGTGTGCACCTTACTGCCTACCTTTTGTTTCATCATCTGGGTTGGATGTTGACACCGAGTCTTGCTTGCGTCTGCTTAAAGAGTTTTTGAAGTGCTTGAGTGTCCAAGCAGCTAAGAAACATATTCTGCCCATCATTCAGAAAATCTTACAG GCACCAGAATATTCCCATCTGAAGGTTTCTCTCCTTCAAGATTCTTTTGTCCGAGAGTTATGGAAAAAATTGGGAAAACGAACCTATATTGAGAAGGTGCATCCGTTGGTCATAGCAAACTTACACAATTCACCTAACAAGATCACTGCATCTTCTGCATCCATTGTTTTAATTGGTTCAAGTGAGGAACTAGGAATACCAATCACTGTTCATCAG ACAGTTTTACCACTAATCCACTCTTTCGGCAAAGGTTTATGTGATGATGGAATGGAAACTTTGGTCAGGATAG GTGGACTTCTTGGGGAAAGTTTTATTGTCAAGCAAATTCTCCCCTTGCTGAGGAATGTTATACTTTTTTGTATCGACTCCTCCAAGGTGACTAAGCCAGAACCACAGCAGAGTTGGAACTCTTTTGCTCTGATTGATGGCTTATCTGTGTTGGAAGGCCTTGTATCAGTTCTTCCTGTTAAGGCAGTTCTCAGGGAGCTTCTCCAG GACCAAGTCTGTCTTCATATAAAGATTCTTATGCTGATCCATTTGGACCTTGATGTGATTCAG GTGGCAGCTACTGCATTTGTTGACCTTTGTCTACGAATTGGACCAGATAATACCGTCATACATGTTTTGCCACATCTAAAAGAGCTTTTTGCTGAATTGGCCTTTTTTCAAGACTCTTCTGCTGTTAGCCTTCCTACAAAAGGGTTAAAAATCTCAGAAAGAAACAAAAGTGAGACGATTAAAATGGAATCTAGAGTTGATCTCGT GTTGTTGCTATATCCTTTCTTGGCATCACTTGTTGGAATAGAGAAGATCCGTGAATACTGCTCTACATGGTTTCTATTGGAGCAGTCTCTTCAAAGGTTGTACAATTGGAAG TTTGAGCCTTCCAGTAAATGTTCTATAAGTGGTGAAAACATGAAAACTCAAAGGTTTCAGCCTGGCAATGACACCTCGTCTGAGGTTGTTCCAACAGAACTTTTTAATGGGGCAGGGTCGTCTGTGTCTCAATCTCAAATCCCTAAAACTGGTTGGATGGCAGCTTCCAAGCACAGATTTAGGCTCGAGCATGGGTCATCTAGTGACAATTTGTCTGCATCAACTTCTGGAAATCAGCCGTGGTTTTGGTTCCCTTCTCCTGACAGTAGTTGGGGCGTACCAGATCTTCTTGGACGCAGTAGCGGTTTGAAGGATGAACTTCCATGGAAGATCGAAGCTTCAGTCCTTTACTCAGCCCGTGCACACCCTGGGGCTCTGCGGTCATTAGAAGTCCATGATGATGAGTGCACGATTTTTACTGGGGGAGTTGGACCTGGTTTTAAAGGAAGTATACAGCGTTGGGAGTTGGCCAACATGAATTGCACATCTGGATATTACGGGCATGAAGAG GTTGTCAATTCCATCTGTATCCTGTCAATTACTGGAAAAGTAGCTTCTTGTGATGGCACGATTCATATTTGGAATGGGCAGACAGGAAAGCTCATAGCAGCTCATACCGAGTCATCAACAAGCTTTCCGCCGCAAACTGCATCTGTTGAACAGGCAAACATGCTTAATCAGGACGCGCTCTCAGGTGGAATATTGTCGAATGCATTTCGTGGTAGCTTGTATACGACCATGCATTACATGGCATCTGAAGATAAACTTGTTGCTGGCATGGGAAATGGATCTATCAG ATTTATTGATATCTCTCGGGATCAGAAGCTGCATTTATGGAAGAGCGATTCGGCTGAAATCTCCTTCTCATCACTCGTATCAGCTATTTGCTCGTCTGGCTCAGACAAGCCGAGGAATGGAAGCCTGTTGGCTTCATCATCCTGGATTGCAGCAGGTCTAAGCTCTGGTTATTGTCGATTACTTGACGAGCGTAGTGGAAAAATCATTGCAGTTTGGCGAGCACATGATGGTCACATTACGAAG TTGGCATCACCAGAGGACCACTTGATTGCATCTAGCTCCCTTGACAAGACTCTTCGAATTTGGGATCTAAGAAG GAACCTATCAGTCCAGTCAAACATTTTCAGAAGCCATTCAGATGGCATCTTTGACTTCTCTGTTTGGGGTCAAGACCTGGTATCAGTGTCAAGAAACAAAATTGCACTTACTTCCCTATCGAGACCAACAAGTGAG ATCGGACATCAGCAGCTCGTACTTCAGAACTTATATTCGACTGACAGAGGAGTAAAATATAAAAACATGTCTGTTCTTTCGGCTATTTCTGTGCTTCCTTTGTCAAGATTGTTTGTCGTTGGAACAGAAGATGGTTTTCTCAAAATCTGCCACTAG